From Haloplanus rubicundus, one genomic window encodes:
- the pglX gene encoding BREX-5 system adenine-specific DNA-methyltransferase PglX has translation MSGSDSSPRKAQLDKAEREHLEDVVEELRALVEREVEYELEQQYDLDERESGGELSDEEQAVREDLVAAVEQENPGDKSWEWAYEQYLSGVGYTFVNRLAALRCLEVRGFIDQPVTQIGESGMTPAAEQVVANRIDLRPDEAVITAYEQACERFDDEIEILFDTNSPYSVLDVDAGLFEDAVEQLDEIPAEVWRADDVLGWVYEYYNRPVVESLDAKNSLDPEDVGPANQFYTPHWVVRMLTDNSLGKLYLESTGQEDAIPAPESLSPEERKERLVTPEDSPSVPELCTYLIPDEEAGEAPEFDHPRELRVIDPACGSGHFLLYAFDILERIWWEETDLDRAEIPAKVLEHNLYGVDIDLRSCQLSAFNLYLKARTRAEEKDGEFDMPNVGIVCADARVAEIEEGASVLDEITGEGSDLREALNEIIETFRHTEALGSLLDVSGTLEEVFDSTKTQSELGDFHQGDHQSLNSFLKALRRAVEERTSDSFGEQNLRSFLNLLVVLTQEYDTALMNPPYGSGGRMPDAVQEYVEEHYEYTTEYYINFFEVCDRLAKADGRTGMLVPWSFMFSRSFEAFRQDFVGDKGAFDFFTEFGYDILDNATVGTVGTVVRSSTKSNQLGSFIRLPDVDKSNKESKFLDASFTRKQQSDIQRYYVRELSEFGIIPGAPLSYWVPKDLRSLYSAEVVLDAENGRVDRESLGGAKVGLQTGNDGRFIRRFWETPNNNWKPFSKGGEDAWILPRVTRELLWEENGQEVKRYPGSYPRNEDWYFNEALTYTMSKRSGRRFGYLHDSSIFAHMGSVYIPDSDIWSVLSYTNSHIFTYLMLAQTSERNWEVGLISKVPWREEIGRIEALKRLSKEAVGHLVSKRQYDFVSPHYNGPVLLDTLGVDDPLEQYDHPHRELRGKLDLDAPHETATSSDPLREVGVSAAKHLERVEQNLQSCANGIDEAVFDCFDLTDGQRETILQEIALRTIEDPREQEEYNPDTITEPSEDFTQQVKDLLLHFAVKATSDASDGIIQLSNIEGKDDLLTHIEGEFERVWGEHADERLAEVDAMLGTESAAEEAYPNLRTWLQEELFNYHIQKFDRTPILWRFTTERLVSDVESEGFGCLIDYHQLDAGVFDRLQNNYLDPRKDRLRDRRRAANRRRNNDSLSTTEQSEAAQEYARYDNELTQIQEFEDAVADLAQPTPRQFSETNRETAAEAAERVAEFRERTEQRLAIVDELTEMEDVDLAELFTGNFYEKVNEHREEWLDALADLETAFEAYAGDTSEPVEAHLYDLFNYFADDLLGSSHFASNGILYMTYYFDKLEDVDQTSLDEKGVSEEQRLISQLANDVDEYIGLGENIAHSCGALSSEISDEWSDRALSEITTAGYRPNHKHGVAINITPLAEQNIVPRTVEDDVL, from the coding sequence CGATTCATCTCCCCGGAAAGCTCAACTCGACAAGGCAGAACGTGAACATCTTGAGGACGTTGTCGAGGAATTGCGCGCGTTGGTCGAGCGTGAGGTAGAGTACGAACTCGAACAGCAGTACGATCTGGATGAGCGAGAGAGTGGAGGGGAGCTTTCCGATGAGGAGCAGGCGGTGCGCGAGGACCTGGTTGCCGCTGTGGAACAGGAGAATCCCGGCGACAAATCCTGGGAGTGGGCCTACGAGCAGTATCTGAGTGGCGTTGGCTATACGTTCGTCAATCGGCTCGCGGCGCTGCGCTGTTTGGAGGTACGGGGCTTCATCGACCAGCCTGTAACCCAGATCGGGGAATCAGGGATGACGCCTGCGGCCGAGCAGGTGGTTGCCAATCGAATTGATTTGAGACCCGACGAGGCGGTTATTACGGCGTATGAGCAAGCATGTGAGCGGTTTGACGACGAGATCGAGATTCTCTTCGATACGAACTCGCCCTATTCGGTGCTGGATGTCGACGCCGGGCTGTTCGAGGATGCAGTCGAGCAGTTAGACGAGATTCCCGCGGAAGTGTGGCGCGCTGATGACGTGCTGGGCTGGGTGTATGAATACTACAACCGCCCGGTCGTCGAATCGCTCGACGCCAAGAACTCGCTTGACCCAGAGGATGTCGGGCCGGCGAACCAGTTCTACACGCCCCACTGGGTCGTTCGGATGCTTACCGACAATTCCCTGGGGAAACTCTATCTCGAATCGACGGGGCAGGAGGACGCGATTCCGGCGCCGGAGTCGTTGTCGCCCGAGGAGCGCAAAGAGCGGTTAGTGACGCCGGAGGACTCACCCAGTGTTCCGGAACTCTGTACGTACCTCATTCCTGACGAGGAGGCTGGGGAGGCTCCCGAGTTCGACCACCCGCGGGAGCTGCGCGTCATCGACCCTGCCTGTGGAAGCGGACATTTCCTCCTCTATGCCTTCGATATCCTGGAGCGCATTTGGTGGGAGGAGACGGATTTGGATCGCGCAGAGATCCCGGCAAAGGTACTGGAGCATAATCTGTATGGCGTCGACATCGACCTGCGGTCCTGCCAGCTCTCAGCGTTCAACCTCTATCTGAAGGCTCGAACGCGTGCTGAGGAGAAAGACGGCGAGTTCGACATGCCTAACGTTGGGATTGTCTGTGCTGATGCTCGGGTGGCAGAGATCGAAGAGGGAGCATCGGTGCTTGACGAGATCACTGGCGAGGGGAGCGATCTGCGAGAAGCGCTGAACGAGATTATCGAGACGTTCCGCCATACGGAGGCCCTAGGGAGTCTGCTTGACGTGAGTGGGACCCTGGAGGAGGTGTTCGATTCGACGAAAACCCAGAGTGAGCTGGGAGACTTCCACCAAGGCGATCACCAGTCACTCAATTCGTTCCTCAAGGCGCTTCGGCGGGCCGTGGAGGAGCGGACCAGTGATTCATTCGGTGAGCAGAATCTCCGAAGTTTCCTGAATCTGCTTGTTGTGCTTACACAGGAGTACGATACGGCGTTGATGAACCCGCCGTATGGTTCGGGTGGGCGGATGCCTGATGCTGTACAGGAGTACGTGGAAGAGCACTACGAGTACACGACGGAGTACTACATCAATTTCTTTGAGGTGTGTGACCGGCTTGCGAAAGCAGATGGCCGGACGGGGATGTTGGTCCCCTGGTCGTTCATGTTCAGTAGATCCTTCGAGGCTTTCCGTCAGGATTTTGTCGGCGACAAGGGAGCGTTCGACTTCTTCACGGAGTTCGGATACGATATTTTGGACAACGCAACAGTTGGCACCGTTGGAACAGTGGTCCGTTCCTCAACAAAAAGTAATCAGTTGGGGAGTTTCATCCGACTCCCCGATGTGGATAAATCCAATAAAGAAAGTAAGTTTCTTGACGCTTCGTTCACTCGGAAACAGCAATCAGACATCCAGCGTTATTACGTGAGGGAGCTGTCGGAGTTTGGGATAATTCCGGGTGCTCCGCTCTCCTATTGGGTCCCAAAGGACTTGCGCTCGCTCTATTCTGCAGAGGTGGTTCTTGACGCCGAGAACGGCCGAGTTGATCGAGAGAGCCTCGGGGGGGCTAAAGTCGGTCTGCAGACAGGTAACGACGGACGGTTCATTCGACGGTTCTGGGAGACTCCGAACAATAATTGGAAACCCTTCTCTAAAGGCGGGGAAGATGCTTGGATACTCCCCAGAGTTACACGGGAATTACTGTGGGAAGAAAACGGACAAGAAGTAAAACGATACCCAGGTTCTTATCCCCGTAATGAGGATTGGTACTTTAACGAGGCCCTCACCTATACAATGTCGAAAAGAAGTGGGAGAAGATTTGGATATCTGCATGACTCCTCGATCTTCGCTCATATGGGGTCGGTCTATATTCCTGATTCAGATATCTGGTCTGTTCTTTCCTACACTAATAGCCATATATTCACTTATCTTATGCTCGCTCAAACTTCTGAGCGCAATTGGGAGGTGGGGTTAATCTCGAAAGTCCCCTGGCGTGAGGAGATTGGACGAATAGAGGCACTTAAGAGGCTCTCAAAAGAGGCCGTTGGTCACCTTGTTTCCAAACGACAGTACGATTTCGTCTCGCCGCACTACAATGGCCCTGTCCTCCTAGACACACTCGGCGTCGACGACCCGCTGGAACAGTACGACCATCCACACCGCGAACTCCGGGGGAAACTCGATCTCGACGCACCCCATGAGACAGCAACCTCATCCGACCCACTCCGCGAAGTCGGTGTTTCAGCTGCGAAACATCTTGAACGCGTCGAACAGAACCTCCAGTCCTGCGCCAACGGGATTGATGAAGCTGTCTTCGACTGCTTCGACCTCACCGATGGACAACGCGAAACCATCCTCCAAGAAATTGCACTCCGTACAATTGAGGACCCGCGCGAACAGGAGGAGTACAATCCAGACACTATCACCGAACCCTCGGAGGACTTCACACAGCAGGTCAAGGATCTCCTCCTTCACTTCGCGGTCAAAGCCACCAGCGACGCCTCCGACGGCATTATACAGCTCTCCAATATCGAGGGGAAGGATGACTTGCTAACCCATATCGAGGGCGAGTTTGAGCGCGTGTGGGGCGAGCACGCGGACGAGCGCCTCGCGGAGGTCGATGCCATGCTCGGGACCGAAAGCGCTGCCGAAGAAGCCTACCCCAACCTTCGCACCTGGCTTCAGGAGGAACTGTTCAATTACCACATCCAGAAGTTCGACCGAACGCCAATCCTGTGGCGCTTCACCACCGAGCGGCTCGTCTCCGACGTCGAGAGTGAAGGGTTCGGCTGCCTGATTGACTATCACCAGCTGGACGCAGGAGTATTCGACCGGTTGCAGAACAACTACCTCGACCCACGGAAAGACCGGCTCCGTGATCGCCGCCGAGCCGCAAACCGCCGGCGGAATAACGATTCACTCTCCACCACCGAACAGTCGGAAGCTGCACAGGAGTACGCTCGCTACGACAACGAGCTCACCCAAATCCAGGAGTTCGAAGACGCCGTAGCCGATTTGGCACAGCCTACGCCCCGTCAGTTCTCAGAGACCAACCGGGAGACGGCCGCTGAAGCTGCTGAACGCGTCGCCGAATTCCGGGAACGAACCGAACAGCGGCTCGCCATCGTCGACGAGCTCACCGAGATGGAGGACGTCGATCTCGCCGAGTTGTTCACAGGGAACTTCTACGAGAAGGTCAACGAGCACCGCGAGGAGTGGCTTGACGCGCTGGCGGACCTCGAAACGGCCTTCGAGGCTTACGCTGGAGATACAAGTGAGCCTGTCGAAGCCCATCTGTATGACCTGTTCAACTACTTCGCTGATGACCTACTCGGTAGCTCGCACTTCGCGAGCAACGGGATTCTCTACATGACGTACTACTTCGACAAGCTGGAGGACGTTGATCAGACCAGTCTCGATGAGAAGGGCGTCTCTGAGGAACAACGGCTGATCTCTCAACTGGCGAACGACGTGGATGAGTACATCGGTCTCGGGGAGAACATCGCTCACTCCTGTGGCGCTCTCTCCAGCGAGATCTCCGATGAGTGGTCCGACCGGGCCCTCTCAGAGATCACGACTGCCGGCTACAGACCCAACCACAAACACGGCGTCGCCATCAACATCACGCCGCTTGCCGAACAAAATATCGTCCCGCGTACTGTCGAGGACGATGTCCTCTAA